Proteins encoded by one window of Myxococcus guangdongensis:
- a CDS encoding Lnb N-terminal periplasmic domain-containing protein, with protein MLRLSLIAFGLLGLLLASPAHAQSGLTPPWGTGESQGEDLAISLATFSPGDDVPSWWGHGSLVVEDRKLGVSRLYNYGMFSFDDAMLARFAMGRLEFWVGQARVEATYRYYRAEDRDVRIQELNLTPEQREKVAKRLADNVLPENREYLYHHYNDNCVTRLRDMIDVATGGQLREADRAPGRMTLREHTRRYTAVNPPMSVLLDFMMNDEIDHPITRWEEAFLPDELELQVASLQLKGADGQLRPLVARQWNYYEASNRPRPPVEPPPWGPWILALGLGLGGAALGLAAWERKKGGRLPRVLLGLENALLGLVLGIPGTALFVMWLVTDHTVTYRNENLFLANPLTLLAIPFGVSLLRGKNPKARTRLFKLWAVLAASGVLGVVLKVLPPFDQDNWRLIALILPISLGMAGAFGLERLLARLPGGARTSAGRDGPVARLGAP; from the coding sequence ATGCTCCGCCTGTCGCTCATCGCCTTCGGTCTGCTCGGCCTGTTGCTCGCGTCTCCCGCGCATGCGCAGTCGGGGCTCACGCCCCCCTGGGGGACGGGCGAGAGCCAGGGCGAGGACCTGGCCATCTCGCTGGCCACGTTCAGCCCAGGGGATGACGTGCCCTCCTGGTGGGGCCACGGCTCGCTGGTGGTCGAGGACCGCAAGCTCGGCGTCTCCCGGCTCTACAACTACGGGATGTTCTCCTTCGACGACGCCATGCTGGCCCGCTTCGCCATGGGCCGCCTGGAGTTCTGGGTGGGGCAGGCCCGCGTGGAGGCCACCTACCGCTACTACCGCGCCGAGGACCGCGACGTCCGCATCCAGGAGCTGAACCTCACCCCGGAGCAGCGGGAGAAGGTCGCCAAGCGCCTGGCCGACAACGTCCTGCCGGAGAACCGCGAGTATCTGTATCACCACTACAACGACAACTGCGTCACGCGTCTGCGGGACATGATCGACGTGGCCACGGGGGGCCAGCTGCGCGAGGCGGACCGGGCGCCGGGGCGGATGACGCTGCGCGAGCACACGCGGCGCTACACCGCGGTGAACCCGCCGATGAGCGTGCTGCTCGACTTCATGATGAACGATGAAATCGACCACCCGATCACGCGCTGGGAGGAGGCCTTCCTTCCGGACGAGCTCGAGCTGCAGGTCGCCTCGCTCCAGCTGAAGGGCGCGGATGGCCAACTGCGTCCGCTGGTGGCCCGGCAGTGGAACTATTACGAGGCGTCCAACCGCCCGCGTCCCCCCGTCGAGCCGCCGCCCTGGGGGCCCTGGATTCTGGCGCTCGGGCTGGGGCTCGGAGGCGCGGCGCTGGGATTGGCCGCCTGGGAGCGCAAGAAGGGCGGGCGGCTGCCCCGGGTGCTGCTCGGGCTGGAGAACGCGCTGCTCGGGCTGGTGCTGGGCATCCCCGGCACGGCGCTCTTCGTCATGTGGCTGGTGACGGACCACACCGTGACGTACCGCAACGAGAACCTCTTCCTGGCCAACCCGCTGACGCTGCTCGCCATCCCCTTCGGCGTGTCTCTCCTGCGAGGGAAGAACCCGAAGGCGCGCACGCGGCTGTTCAAGCTCTGGGCGGTGCTGGCGGCGAGCGGCGTCTTGGGCGTGGTGCTCAAGGTGCTTCCACCGTTCGACCAGGACAACTGGCGGCTCATCGCGCTCATCCTGCCCATCTCCCTGGGGATGGCGGGGGCCTTCGGGCTGGAGCGGCTCCTGGCGCGGCTGCCGGGCGGGGCGCGGACGTCAGCGGGGCGGGACGGGCCCGTCGCTCGGCTCGGGGCGCCCTGA
- the ybeY gene encoding rRNA maturation RNase YbeY, whose translation MRLRKGKVIPRDDGKRIEEFVGAATTGTDAASVARMLAPPGWAEPAQRPEFDEVVLVLKGELTLVIEGRRERIAAGEVGLVPRGKRVVYRNDGKGACDYWSVCAPAFRPERAHMEAPAPPKTENIVTLQVAHPQGKEFGRLLTTWARDYLTRLSLAHCELSLSLVDDRAIRRLNRTWRDKDKATDVLSFPAGDLPKGTPGPRPLGDVVISLDTAKRQAKEYDRPLESEMARYLAHGLLHLLGHDHERPRDAKRMAALEEELLGERGMVADSLQVDAKARRARSLM comes from the coding sequence GTGAGACTGCGCAAGGGCAAGGTCATCCCCAGGGACGACGGCAAGCGCATCGAGGAGTTCGTGGGCGCGGCGACCACCGGCACGGACGCGGCCTCCGTGGCGCGCATGCTGGCGCCGCCGGGCTGGGCGGAGCCGGCGCAGCGGCCGGAGTTCGACGAGGTCGTCCTGGTCCTCAAGGGGGAGCTGACGCTCGTCATCGAGGGCCGCCGCGAGCGCATCGCCGCGGGCGAGGTGGGCCTGGTGCCGCGCGGCAAGCGCGTGGTGTACCGCAACGACGGCAAGGGCGCGTGTGACTACTGGTCCGTCTGCGCCCCTGCCTTCCGTCCCGAGCGCGCGCACATGGAGGCCCCCGCGCCGCCCAAGACGGAGAACATCGTCACGCTGCAGGTGGCGCACCCCCAGGGCAAGGAGTTCGGCCGGCTGCTCACGACGTGGGCGCGCGACTACCTGACGCGCCTGTCGCTGGCGCACTGCGAGCTGTCGCTGTCGCTCGTCGACGACCGGGCCATCCGCCGGCTCAACCGCACCTGGCGCGACAAGGACAAGGCCACCGACGTGCTGAGCTTCCCCGCGGGCGACCTGCCCAAGGGGACTCCGGGGCCCCGGCCCCTGGGCGACGTGGTCATCTCCCTGGACACGGCGAAGCGGCAGGCCAAGGAGTACGACCGCCCGCTGGAGTCGGAGATGGCGCGCTACCTGGCGCACGGGCTGCTCCACCTGTTGGGGCACGACCACGAGCGCCCGCGCGACGCCAAGCGGATGGCGGCGCTCGAGGAGGAGCTGTTGGGCGAGCGCGGCATGGTGGCGGACTCGCTCCAGGTGGACGCGAAGGCCCGCCGGGCGCGCAGCCTGATGTAG